Proteins co-encoded in one Streptomyces sp. JH34 genomic window:
- a CDS encoding C40 family peptidase yields MPALASHRKPRTRVRTTPAVGLTTAALASVTLLSTQSATAAPLEPKPGIEEVQKKVDDLYRQAGTATQQYNKAKTASAEQRSKVDALLEAAAKRADKLNETRRELGNYAAAQYRSGSIAPTATFFLADDPQSYFDQDQLMARMTSRQQKAVADFRTQQKEAAAKRAEATKSLETLTESQASLRTSKQQVQTKLTEARTLLSKLTAEEKARIAELERKKEAEAERKAEELARQQAAKAKAEQPAAAETAQGDSGTGSDSGYASKAEQVLAFARAQIGKPYVWGATGPSSYDCSGLTQAAWKAAGVDLPRTTWDQVEVGTRVATADLRPGDLVFFYDDISHVGIYKGGGMMIHAPKPGANVREESIYYMPIYGSVRPA; encoded by the coding sequence ATGCCGGCCTTGGCGTCGCATCGCAAGCCGCGCACCCGCGTGCGCACCACCCCTGCCGTAGGTCTCACGACCGCGGCACTCGCCTCCGTCACCCTGCTCTCCACGCAGAGCGCGACGGCTGCCCCCCTCGAGCCCAAGCCCGGCATCGAGGAAGTGCAGAAGAAGGTCGACGACCTCTACCGGCAGGCCGGCACGGCGACGCAGCAGTACAACAAGGCGAAGACCGCCTCGGCCGAGCAGCGCTCCAAGGTGGACGCACTGCTGGAGGCCGCGGCGAAGCGGGCCGACAAGCTCAACGAGACCCGCCGCGAACTGGGCAACTACGCGGCCGCGCAGTACCGGAGCGGCTCGATCGCCCCCACGGCGACCTTCTTCCTGGCGGACGACCCGCAGTCGTACTTCGACCAGGACCAGCTGATGGCCCGGATGACCAGCCGGCAGCAGAAGGCGGTGGCCGACTTCCGTACGCAGCAGAAGGAGGCGGCGGCCAAGCGTGCCGAGGCGACGAAGAGCCTGGAGACGCTCACCGAGTCGCAGGCCTCCCTGCGGACCAGCAAGCAGCAGGTGCAGACGAAGCTCACCGAGGCGCGCACCCTGCTGTCGAAGCTGACCGCCGAGGAGAAGGCGCGGATCGCGGAGCTGGAGCGCAAGAAGGAGGCGGAGGCCGAGCGCAAGGCCGAGGAGCTGGCCCGGCAGCAGGCAGCGAAGGCGAAGGCCGAGCAGCCCGCCGCGGCGGAGACCGCGCAGGGAGACTCGGGCACGGGCTCCGACAGCGGTTACGCCTCCAAGGCCGAGCAGGTCCTGGCCTTCGCACGCGCCCAGATCGGCAAGCCGTACGTGTGGGGGGCGACGGGCCCGTCCTCGTACGACTGCTCCGGACTCACCCAGGCCGCCTGGAAGGCCGCGGGCGTCGATCTGCCGCGCACCACCTGGGACCAGGTCGAGGTCGGCACCCGGGTGGCCACGGCGGATCTGCGGCCGGGGGACCTGGTCTTCTTCTACGACGACATCAGCCACGTCGGCATCTACAAGGGCGGCGGCATGATGATCCACGCGCCCAAGCCGGGTGCGAACGTCCGCGAGGAGTCGATCTACTACATGCCGATCTACGGCAGCGTGCGCCCGGCGTAG
- a CDS encoding C40 family peptidase — protein sequence MAAHREAAHRKPRQRLFTGPAARTAATLALAGAATATALEGAAQADPQLTTAQVEAKVDRLYHDAEVATEKYNGAKEQSAASEKSLDALRDEAARRTERLNTARDALGSYATAQYRGAGIDPAVRLALSSDPDEYLERASFEDRAGDRQAGAINGVRRQIGDIARLRARAQDELAVLTSRQAELKKQKDAVRTKLAGARKLLATLTADQRAAYERSADAAHGGSAVRADRSTPRGSVAAPDARAAQAVDFAYGALGKPYVWGATGPSSFDCSGLTQAAWRTAGISLPRTTYTQINAGQRVSRSELAPGDLVFFYPGVTHVGLYIGGGQMIHAPRPGAPVRIAPISEMPFAGATRVA from the coding sequence GTGGCCGCCCATCGAGAAGCCGCTCACCGCAAGCCCAGGCAGCGCCTGTTCACCGGGCCCGCCGCCCGCACGGCGGCCACCCTCGCCCTGGCCGGGGCGGCGACCGCGACCGCCCTCGAAGGCGCCGCACAGGCCGACCCCCAGCTCACCACGGCCCAGGTCGAGGCCAAGGTCGACCGTCTCTACCACGACGCCGAGGTGGCCACCGAGAAGTACAACGGCGCGAAGGAACAGTCCGCGGCCTCGGAGAAGTCCCTGGACGCCCTGCGTGACGAGGCCGCCCGCAGGACCGAGCGCCTCAACACCGCACGCGACGCCCTCGGCTCCTACGCGACCGCCCAGTACCGCGGCGCCGGGATCGACCCGGCCGTGCGGCTGGCCCTCTCCTCGGACCCGGACGAGTATCTGGAGCGCGCCTCCTTCGAGGACCGGGCGGGCGACCGCCAGGCCGGTGCGATCAACGGCGTGCGCAGGCAGATCGGCGACATCGCCCGGCTCCGCGCGCGGGCCCAGGACGAGCTGGCGGTCCTCACGTCCCGCCAGGCCGAGCTGAAGAAGCAGAAGGACGCCGTCCGCACCAAGCTCGCCGGTGCGCGCAAGCTGCTGGCCACCCTCACCGCCGACCAGCGCGCCGCCTACGAGCGCTCGGCCGACGCCGCGCACGGCGGCAGTGCCGTGCGGGCCGACCGGAGCACCCCGCGCGGTTCCGTGGCCGCCCCCGACGCCCGCGCGGCCCAGGCCGTCGACTTCGCGTACGGGGCCCTCGGCAAGCCGTACGTCTGGGGCGCCACCGGGCCTTCCTCCTTCGACTGCTCCGGGCTCACCCAGGCCGCCTGGCGCACGGCGGGCATCTCCCTGCCCCGGACGACCTACACACAGATCAACGCGGGTCAGCGCGTGTCGCGTTCCGAACTGGCGCCGGGGGACCTGGTGTTCTTCTACCCGGGGGTCACCCATGTCGGGCTGTACATCGGCGGTGGGCAGATGATCCACGCCCCGCGCCCCGGAGCGCCCGTACGTATCGCGCCGATCTCCGAAATGCCTTTCGCCGGAGCGACCCGCGTCGCCTAG
- a CDS encoding GNAT family N-acetyltransferase → MDTAIQNYARTLALRSPDHYRVGPFTVRHNPGWDLKFANYAIPDRHAEPTARDIGDLVAAFREHERLPRLEFLPAWAPAVEPALLAAGFTVENRAPVMACAPEGLVPPKPVDGLRVAEPVTDTEFITAASVQHTGFGGAGGPDDGEIAWLRGATAGGGVSALATVDGLPAGAGGCSAPADGIGELAGLAVADAFRRRGVGAALSAWLTRTAFDRGFDTVWLEPGGPDVERIYASIGYRRTGEKLNISLAPA, encoded by the coding sequence ATGGACACCGCCATTCAGAACTACGCGCGCACCCTCGCCCTCCGCTCCCCGGACCACTACCGGGTGGGGCCGTTCACCGTGCGCCACAACCCGGGCTGGGACCTGAAGTTCGCGAACTACGCCATCCCCGACCGCCACGCCGAGCCCACCGCGCGGGACATCGGCGACCTGGTCGCGGCCTTCCGCGAACACGAGCGGCTGCCCCGGCTGGAATTCCTGCCCGCCTGGGCTCCGGCCGTCGAACCGGCCCTGCTGGCCGCCGGTTTCACCGTGGAGAACCGCGCACCGGTCATGGCCTGCGCCCCTGAAGGCCTCGTCCCGCCGAAACCGGTGGACGGCCTCCGGGTCGCCGAGCCCGTCACCGACACGGAGTTCATCACCGCGGCATCCGTGCAGCACACGGGATTCGGCGGCGCGGGCGGTCCGGACGACGGAGAGATCGCGTGGCTCCGCGGGGCGACGGCGGGTGGCGGGGTCTCGGCACTCGCCACCGTGGACGGCCTGCCCGCCGGGGCGGGCGGCTGCTCGGCCCCGGCGGACGGAATCGGCGAACTGGCCGGCCTGGCCGTCGCCGACGCCTTCCGCCGCCGGGGCGTCGGCGCGGCGCTCTCCGCCTGGCTGACCCGCACCGCCTTCGACCGCGGCTTCGACACCGTGTGGCTGGAGCCGGGCGGCCCCGACGTCGAGCGGATCTACGCGTCCATCGGCTACCGCAGGACCGGCGAGAAGCTCAACATCTCTCTCGCCCCCGCCTGA
- a CDS encoding response regulator transcription factor encodes MTENTEATGGPERRVRVVLVDDHRMFRTGVQAEIGRTEETGVEVVGEAADVDQAVTVITATRPEVVLLDVHLPGGGGVEVLRRCAPMMGAVENPVRFLALSVSDAAEDVIGVIRGGARGYVTKTITGSDLVDSVFRVQEGDAVFSPRLAGFVLDAFASTDAPPVDEDLDRLTQREREVLRLIARGYAYKEIAKQLFISVKTVESHVSAVLRKLQLSNRHELTRWATARRLV; translated from the coding sequence ATGACCGAGAACACCGAAGCGACCGGGGGCCCGGAGCGCCGGGTACGGGTCGTGCTCGTCGACGACCACCGCATGTTCCGCACCGGGGTCCAGGCCGAGATCGGCCGCACCGAGGAGACCGGGGTGGAGGTCGTCGGCGAGGCCGCCGACGTCGACCAGGCGGTCACCGTGATCACCGCGACCCGGCCCGAGGTCGTCCTCCTCGACGTCCACCTCCCCGGCGGCGGCGGCGTCGAGGTGCTGCGGCGCTGCGCCCCGATGATGGGCGCGGTCGAGAACCCGGTGCGCTTCCTGGCGCTGTCCGTCTCGGACGCCGCCGAGGACGTCATCGGGGTCATCCGCGGTGGCGCCCGCGGCTACGTCACCAAGACGATCACGGGTAGTGACCTCGTCGACTCCGTCTTCCGGGTCCAGGAGGGCGACGCGGTGTTCTCCCCGCGGCTGGCCGGCTTCGTCCTGGACGCGTTCGCCTCGACGGACGCCCCGCCGGTCGACGAGGACCTGGACCGGCTGACGCAGCGCGAGCGGGAGGTGCTGCGGCTGATCGCCCGGGGGTACGCGTACAAGGAGATCGCCAAGCAGCTGTTCATCTCGGTGAAGACGGTCGAGTCCCACGTCTCGGCGGTGCTGCGCAAGCTCCAGCTCTCCAACCGGCACGAGCTGACCCGGTGGGCGACGGCCCGGCGGCTGGTCTGA
- a CDS encoding ATP-binding protein, with amino-acid sequence MPAATTRAPSSHAPDPEEPAPRKLYRSADGRMLGGVARGLAGHMGLPVVWVRFVFLGLFFADGLGALLYAVFWIVVPLGVGGVGGAGGVDRSIFETAPDGRRRLRKPDKGQVFALVALLVGAMIFVGNVDMGSKADRYVWPALLIGAGSVLVWRQADNARRARWMEAGRSRRVLHLARGLAGVALVGLGLAAFIVVRGSAAQLGTALTAAIAVLTGIALLAGPYLVRMTQDLSEERLMRIRAQERAEVAAHVHDSVLHTLTLIQRNADDGGEVRRLARAQERELRNWLYDPSGTGKDEDDEPTNLAEAVKRAAAEVEDKHGVPLEVVVVGDCPLDEKLAAQMQAAREAMVNAAKYGGEGGAVQVFAEVEGRTVFVSVRDRGPGFDLDAVPGDRMGVRESIIGRMQRNGGTARLRSVPGGGTEVELEMERASQ; translated from the coding sequence ATGCCAGCAGCCACGACCCGAGCCCCGAGCTCCCACGCCCCGGACCCGGAGGAGCCGGCGCCGCGCAAGCTGTACCGCAGCGCCGACGGACGGATGCTCGGCGGCGTCGCGCGCGGACTGGCCGGCCATATGGGACTGCCCGTCGTCTGGGTCCGGTTCGTCTTCCTCGGACTGTTCTTCGCGGACGGCCTGGGCGCCCTGCTCTACGCGGTGTTCTGGATCGTCGTGCCGCTCGGGGTCGGCGGGGTCGGCGGAGCCGGCGGGGTGGATCGGTCCATCTTCGAGACCGCCCCCGACGGGCGGCGCAGACTCCGCAAGCCCGACAAGGGCCAGGTCTTCGCGCTGGTCGCACTGCTCGTCGGCGCCATGATCTTCGTCGGTAACGTCGACATGGGCAGCAAGGCGGACCGTTACGTCTGGCCGGCGCTGCTGATAGGCGCGGGCTCCGTCCTGGTGTGGCGCCAGGCGGACAACGCGCGACGGGCCCGCTGGATGGAGGCCGGACGCAGTCGCAGGGTGCTGCACCTGGCGCGAGGACTCGCGGGCGTCGCGCTCGTCGGCCTCGGCCTCGCCGCCTTCATCGTGGTGCGGGGCTCGGCGGCCCAGCTCGGTACAGCGCTGACCGCCGCCATCGCCGTGCTCACCGGAATCGCGCTGCTCGCGGGCCCCTATCTCGTACGGATGACGCAGGACCTCTCCGAGGAACGCCTGATGCGCATCCGGGCCCAGGAACGTGCCGAGGTCGCCGCCCACGTCCACGACTCGGTCCTGCACACGCTCACCCTGATCCAGCGCAACGCGGACGACGGCGGCGAGGTCCGCAGGCTCGCCCGCGCGCAGGAACGCGAGCTGCGCAACTGGCTGTACGACCCCTCGGGTACGGGCAAGGACGAGGACGACGAGCCCACGAATCTGGCCGAGGCGGTCAAGCGTGCCGCGGCCGAGGTCGAGGACAAGCACGGCGTCCCGCTGGAGGTCGTCGTCGTCGGCGACTGCCCGCTCGACGAGAAGCTGGCGGCCCAGATGCAGGCCGCACGCGAGGCGATGGTCAACGCCGCGAAGTACGGTGGCGAGGGCGGCGCCGTCCAGGTCTTCGCCGAGGTGGAGGGCCGCACGGTCTTCGTCTCCGTACGGGACCGGGGGCCTGGATTCGACCTGGACGCGGTACCGGGCGACAGGATGGGCGTACGAGAATCGATCATCGGCCGGATGCAGCGCAACGGCGGTACGGCGCGGCTGCGTTCGGTGCCCGGCGGGGGCACGGAAGTCGAGCTGGAGATGGAGAGGGCGAGCCAATGA
- a CDS encoding PspC domain-containing protein, protein MTVPQDASPGVAPPPEPGPRLQRSPRQKVVAGVCGGLGRYCDVDPVIFRIVLGVLAVTGGVGLIFYGFAWLLLPVEGEDGNEARRLLSGRVEGASLVALLLALVGCGLLLSMLHNGGMLAFAAMLSLTVVGFSVWTQHRRTVPPEEAPGTAAYTPKSAAHTAGHGAPPEVKAPPSPGSPSWWRDPIVKDGTTGPAGTGYLWGPADAVSEAAEPGGRRATPDDPFRPPHRVQGTRGPRSIAGLVFLFAMVAGGLGTGLSWETHPLGTSLQIGLAAALGVFGLGLLIASVVGRTGFGTIVLAMITAGLLAGASAIPRDIGTDWVRKEWRPASVATVRPEYKVNTGIAKLDLSRITVPKGETLRTRVQVAAGRALVVVPAGVTVKVDAEAGLGDIRLPTDRRKDVDIAPDRHIRRTIGPAENSKPAGTLELGMGTGIGQLEVIRAAS, encoded by the coding sequence ATGACCGTTCCCCAGGACGCCTCCCCCGGCGTCGCTCCGCCCCCCGAGCCGGGACCGCGGCTGCAGCGCAGTCCGCGGCAGAAAGTGGTGGCCGGGGTGTGCGGCGGGCTCGGCCGGTACTGCGACGTGGACCCGGTGATCTTCCGGATCGTGCTCGGTGTCCTCGCGGTGACGGGCGGCGTCGGCCTGATCTTCTACGGCTTCGCGTGGCTGCTCCTCCCGGTGGAGGGCGAGGACGGGAACGAGGCGCGCCGACTGCTCTCGGGCCGGGTCGAAGGCGCCTCCCTCGTCGCGCTGCTGCTGGCCCTGGTGGGCTGCGGGCTGCTGCTGTCGATGCTGCACAACGGCGGGATGCTCGCCTTCGCCGCGATGCTGTCGCTGACCGTGGTCGGCTTCTCCGTCTGGACGCAGCACCGCCGGACCGTGCCCCCCGAGGAAGCGCCGGGCACGGCGGCGTACACCCCGAAGAGCGCGGCGCACACCGCCGGACACGGGGCACCCCCCGAGGTGAAGGCGCCGCCCTCCCCGGGCAGCCCGTCCTGGTGGCGGGATCCGATCGTCAAGGACGGCACGACCGGCCCGGCGGGGACCGGCTATCTGTGGGGCCCCGCCGACGCGGTCTCCGAGGCGGCGGAGCCGGGCGGGCGCAGGGCGACTCCGGACGACCCGTTCCGCCCTCCCCACCGCGTGCAGGGCACCCGGGGCCCGCGCTCGATCGCCGGCCTGGTGTTCCTGTTCGCCATGGTCGCGGGCGGCCTGGGGACGGGGCTGAGCTGGGAGACCCATCCGCTGGGGACGAGTCTGCAGATCGGACTCGCCGCCGCCCTGGGGGTGTTCGGCCTGGGCCTGCTGATCGCGTCCGTCGTCGGCAGGACCGGCTTCGGCACGATCGTGCTGGCCATGATCACGGCCGGGCTGCTCGCGGGTGCCTCCGCCATCCCCCGGGACATCGGTACCGACTGGGTCCGCAAGGAGTGGCGTCCCGCGTCGGTGGCCACGGTCCGGCCGGAGTACAAGGTCAACACCGGTATCGCGAAGCTGGACCTCTCCCGGATCACCGTGCCGAAGGGCGAGACCCTGCGCACCCGCGTCCAGGTCGCGGCGGGCCGCGCGCTCGTCGTCGTGCCCGCGGGGGTGACGGTGAAGGTGGACGCCGAAGCGGGCCTCGGCGACATCCGGCTCCCCACGGACCGGCGCAAGGACGTGGACATCGCCCCCGACCGGCACATCCGGCGCACCATCGGCCCCGCGGAGAACAGCAAGCCCGCCGGAACCCTCGAACTGGGCATGGGGACCGGAATCGGACAACTGGAGGTCATCCGTGCCGCGTCATGA
- a CDS encoding DoxX family protein, which produces MHGYRGGSYGLDEPRSLRDRAGEYALLPLRIFLGVTFVYAGLDKLTDGAFLSANGAGSIGEMMHAVRDSAAIPGLVDLALKSPSGFGYAIAIGELLVGLGTLAGLWARLAALGGALISLSLWLTVSWQSTPYYYGNDLIYLMAWLPLLLAGATYWSVDALRGGRRPGRI; this is translated from the coding sequence ATGCACGGGTACAGGGGCGGTTCCTACGGACTGGACGAGCCCAGGAGTCTCAGGGACCGGGCGGGGGAGTACGCACTCCTTCCCCTGCGGATCTTTCTCGGCGTCACCTTCGTCTACGCGGGGCTGGACAAGCTGACCGACGGCGCGTTCCTGTCGGCGAACGGGGCGGGTTCGATCGGCGAGATGATGCACGCCGTACGCGACAGCGCGGCGATCCCGGGCCTCGTCGACCTTGCGCTGAAGAGCCCCTCGGGCTTCGGTTACGCCATCGCGATCGGTGAACTCCTCGTCGGCCTCGGCACCCTGGCCGGTCTGTGGGCCCGGCTCGCGGCACTCGGCGGGGCGCTGATCTCGCTGAGCCTGTGGCTGACGGTGAGCTGGCAGAGCACGCCGTACTACTACGGCAACGACCTGATCTACCTCATGGCCTGGCTGCCGCTGCTTCTCGCCGGCGCGACCTACTGGTCGGTGGACGCCTTGCGGGGCGGGCGGCGCCCCGGGCGGATCTGA
- a CDS encoding class I SAM-dependent methyltransferase yields MSAEEVRALMSAPGNDSLIWNTPLSEAHAAQLIAACAPAPGARIADFGSGWGELLMRLVEAAPGSTGDGVETDPDAVARGVRLVEERGLADRVRFHEVPAAEYPGEDYDLAVCIGSSHAWPGGTPEALKALKAAVRPGGRVLFGDGFWEREPSPAALEGLGAEPDDFGSLLELIRQAEAAGLRALQVTVADQREWDLFESAANIGRGERWASADPGHRLHAAVTEAVDARRTGYYGGYRGTLGLAYLVLGA; encoded by the coding sequence ATGTCAGCCGAAGAAGTCCGCGCGCTCATGTCCGCCCCCGGCAACGACAGCCTGATCTGGAACACCCCGCTGTCCGAGGCGCATGCCGCCCAGCTGATCGCCGCTTGCGCGCCTGCTCCCGGCGCGCGGATCGCCGACTTCGGCAGCGGCTGGGGTGAACTGCTGATGCGCCTGGTCGAAGCGGCGCCCGGATCCACCGGGGACGGTGTCGAGACGGACCCGGACGCCGTCGCGCGGGGGGTGCGGCTCGTGGAGGAGCGGGGGCTCGCCGACCGGGTGAGGTTCCACGAGGTCCCGGCGGCGGAATACCCGGGCGAGGACTACGACCTCGCCGTCTGCATCGGTTCCTCGCATGCCTGGCCCGGCGGCACCCCGGAGGCGCTGAAAGCCCTGAAGGCAGCCGTACGGCCCGGCGGGAGGGTGCTGTTCGGCGACGGGTTCTGGGAGCGCGAGCCCTCGCCCGCCGCGTTGGAGGGCCTCGGCGCGGAACCGGACGACTTCGGCTCGCTCCTGGAGCTGATCCGGCAGGCGGAGGCCGCGGGGCTCAGGGCGCTCCAGGTGACCGTCGCCGACCAGCGCGAGTGGGACCTCTTCGAGTCCGCGGCCAACATCGGGCGCGGGGAGCGCTGGGCGTCGGCCGACCCGGGGCACCGGCTGCACGCCGCGGTGACCGAGGCCGTCGACGCGCGCCGCACCGGGTACTACGGCGGATACCGGGGGACGCTGGGCCTGGCCTACCTCGTCCTCGGCGCCTGA
- a CDS encoding Uma2 family endonuclease: MSAAPDDDLAEHYHYPVPPPQGWVAEDLDQLPDLPRHTELIDGSLVFVSPQRKFHTRVMWLLERALLAHLPTGLDVDREMSIRLDSSNRPEPDLLVYRAEADTGPDQTWYAPEDVVLAVEVVSPDSVGRDRDVKPRKYAAAGIGHFWRVEANDDGLPIVYVYELDPALKAYTPTGIHHNKLRLDVPFPVEADLTEVYNRGR; this comes from the coding sequence ATGAGTGCCGCACCCGACGACGATCTGGCCGAGCACTACCACTACCCCGTCCCCCCGCCACAGGGCTGGGTGGCGGAGGATCTCGATCAGCTTCCGGACCTGCCGCGGCACACAGAGCTGATCGACGGGAGTCTCGTCTTCGTGAGTCCGCAGCGGAAGTTCCACACGCGCGTGATGTGGTTGCTGGAGAGGGCGCTGCTGGCGCACCTCCCGACCGGCCTGGACGTAGACCGGGAGATGAGCATCAGGCTCGACAGCAGCAACAGACCGGAGCCGGATCTGCTGGTCTACCGCGCTGAGGCGGACACGGGTCCCGATCAGACGTGGTACGCCCCGGAGGACGTCGTCCTGGCCGTCGAAGTGGTGTCGCCCGATTCCGTCGGCCGGGACCGTGACGTCAAACCACGGAAGTACGCGGCTGCTGGGATCGGACACTTCTGGCGGGTCGAGGCGAACGACGACGGCTTGCCCATCGTGTACGTCTACGAACTCGACCCCGCGCTCAAGGCCTACACGCCGACAGGAATCCATCACAACAAGCTCAGGCTGGATGTGCCGTTCCCGGTCGAGGCTGACCTCACGGAGGTCTACAACCGGGGCCGGTGA
- the guaA gene encoding glutamine-hydrolyzing GMP synthase, which yields MPAAPPAAPDTATDVVLVVDFGAQYAQLIARRVREARVYSEIVPSTMPVAEMLARNPRAIILSGGPSSVYAEGAPSIDRALFEAGVPVFGMCYGFQIMATTLGGTVDDNGAREYGRTPLAVSKAGSTLFEGTPSEQPVWMSHGDACSAAPEGFTVTASTDVVPVAAFENDEKKLYGVQYHPEVMHSTYGQQVLEHFLYRGAGIEPTWTTTNVVEEQIALIREQVGDKRAICGLSGGVDSAVAAALVQKAIGSQLTCVYVDHGLMRKGETEQVEKDFVAATGAKLKVVDAEKRFLDALAGVSDPEQKRKIIGREFIRVFEQAQLEILQEDGPEVAFLVQGTLYPDVVESGGGTGTANIKSHHNVGGLPDDIEFQLVEPLRQLFKDEVRMVGQELGLPEEIVQRQPFPGPGLGIRIVGDVTKERLDLLREADAIAREELTAAGLDRDIWQCPVVLLADVRSVGVQGDGRTYGHPIVLRPVSSEDAMTADWSRLPYETLAKISTRITNEVAEVNRVVLDVTSKPPGTIEWE from the coding sequence GTGCCAGCAGCACCCCCCGCCGCCCCCGACACCGCGACCGACGTCGTCCTGGTTGTCGACTTCGGCGCCCAGTACGCCCAGCTCATCGCCCGCCGTGTCCGTGAGGCCCGGGTCTACAGCGAGATCGTCCCGTCCACCATGCCGGTGGCCGAGATGCTGGCCAGGAACCCCCGGGCGATCATCCTGTCCGGCGGCCCGTCCTCGGTGTACGCGGAGGGCGCGCCCAGCATCGACCGCGCGCTGTTCGAGGCCGGTGTCCCGGTATTCGGCATGTGCTACGGCTTCCAGATCATGGCCACCACCCTCGGCGGCACGGTCGACGACAACGGCGCACGCGAGTACGGCCGCACCCCCCTCGCCGTCTCCAAGGCGGGCTCCACCCTCTTCGAGGGCACCCCCTCCGAGCAGCCGGTCTGGATGTCGCACGGCGACGCCTGCTCCGCCGCCCCCGAGGGCTTCACCGTGACCGCGTCCACGGACGTCGTCCCGGTCGCCGCCTTCGAGAACGACGAGAAGAAGCTCTACGGCGTCCAGTACCACCCGGAGGTCATGCATTCGACCTACGGCCAGCAGGTCCTGGAGCACTTCCTCTACCGCGGCGCCGGCATCGAGCCGACCTGGACGACCACCAACGTCGTCGAGGAGCAGATCGCCCTGATCCGCGAGCAGGTCGGCGACAAGCGCGCGATCTGCGGCCTCTCAGGCGGCGTGGACTCCGCGGTCGCCGCGGCCCTCGTGCAGAAGGCCATCGGTTCCCAGCTCACCTGCGTGTACGTCGACCACGGCCTGATGCGCAAGGGCGAGACCGAGCAGGTCGAGAAGGACTTCGTCGCCGCGACCGGCGCGAAGCTGAAGGTCGTCGACGCGGAGAAGCGCTTCCTCGACGCCCTGGCCGGTGTGTCCGACCCGGAGCAGAAGCGGAAGATCATCGGCCGCGAGTTCATCCGCGTCTTCGAGCAGGCCCAGCTGGAGATCCTCCAGGAGGACGGCCCCGAGGTCGCCTTCCTCGTCCAGGGCACCCTCTACCCGGACGTCGTCGAGTCCGGTGGCGGCACCGGCACCGCCAACATCAAGTCCCACCACAACGTGGGCGGGCTCCCCGACGACATCGAGTTCCAGCTCGTCGAGCCGCTGCGCCAGCTGTTCAAGGACGAGGTCCGGATGGTCGGCCAGGAGCTCGGCCTGCCGGAGGAGATCGTCCAGCGCCAGCCGTTCCCCGGCCCCGGCCTCGGCATCCGCATCGTCGGCGACGTCACCAAGGAGCGGCTCGACCTGCTGCGCGAGGCCGACGCCATCGCCCGCGAGGAGCTGACCGCGGCCGGCCTGGACCGCGACATCTGGCAGTGCCCCGTGGTCCTGCTCGCGGACGTCCGCAGCGTCGGTGTCCAGGGCGACGGCCGCACCTACGGCCACCCGATCGTGCTGCGCCCGGTCTCCTCCGAGGACGCCATGACGGCCGACTGGTCGCGACTTCCGTACGAGACGCTGGCGAAGATCTCGACCCGCATCACCAACGAGGTCGCCGAGGTCAACCGCGTGGTGCTCGACGTGACGAGCAAGCCGCCGGGGACGATCGAGTGGGAGTGA
- a CDS encoding chorismate mutase — MTSTAPTKTAAERTGAHTDEAASLIGGARARIDALDDRIIGLVQERMAVSAVIQEARITSGGRRVNLSREMEVLSHYSDALGKPGTALAMTLLELCRGRV, encoded by the coding sequence ATGACCAGCACCGCACCCACGAAGACGGCCGCCGAGCGGACCGGCGCGCACACCGACGAGGCGGCGTCCCTGATCGGGGGCGCCCGGGCCCGCATCGACGCGCTGGACGACCGGATCATCGGCCTCGTCCAGGAACGGATGGCCGTCTCGGCGGTGATCCAGGAGGCCAGGATCACGTCCGGCGGCCGGCGGGTGAACCTCTCCCGGGAGATGGAGGTCCTCAGCCACTACAGCGACGCCCTCGGCAAGCCGGGAACGGCCCTCGCCATGACGCTGCTGGAACTGTGCCGCGGCCGGGTGTGA